Proteins from one Chitinophaga oryzae genomic window:
- a CDS encoding YybH family protein, translating to MKPLLLLILLTSACYGAQGQSESPSLKAARKAIEASNAVYSDLANKNDGSILTRYTADACLYPPNAAPVCGMDNMAKFFKDGPKVNTRFTIRHLYGDGQTYVTEESFYEMTDQQGHKIDDGKVIVIWKKTADGWKMYRDMFSSNHPRNN from the coding sequence ATGAAACCACTCCTTCTTTTAATCCTGCTAACATCCGCCTGCTATGGCGCGCAGGGGCAGTCTGAAAGTCCATCGTTAAAAGCAGCCAGGAAAGCGATTGAAGCCAGTAATGCCGTATACTCCGATTTAGCCAATAAAAACGACGGCAGCATCCTGACACGTTATACCGCCGATGCCTGCCTGTATCCTCCCAATGCGGCGCCGGTATGCGGCATGGACAACATGGCCAAATTTTTCAAAGACGGCCCTAAAGTAAACACCAGGTTCACCATCCGGCACCTGTACGGCGACGGGCAAACCTATGTCACGGAAGAGAGTTTTTATGAAATGACTGACCAGCAAGGCCATAAAATAGACGACGGCAAAGTCATCGTCATCTGGAAAAAGACTGCCGACGGATGGAAAATGTACAGGGACATGTTCAGCAGCAACCATCCGCGAAATAACTAA
- a CDS encoding immunity 70 family protein, with protein sequence MAVGLFTAPIFHAIGTGDFLHSFFSTIAYRLEGSKWGSRFPVLMNELFIDGIAPAQCEAVLQELAVIKKELSAMPPDQVVWDIDDLSKQPPWGTNIASTINNLADYFVTSDGKKLIAVFETALDTSIRIQKPLIIRSI encoded by the coding sequence ATGGCAGTAGGACTATTTACCGCACCCATTTTTCATGCCATCGGCACTGGTGATTTTCTGCATTCTTTTTTCTCCACTATCGCTTACCGGCTGGAGGGAAGCAAATGGGGAAGCCGGTTTCCCGTGCTGATGAACGAACTGTTTATTGACGGCATTGCGCCCGCGCAATGTGAGGCCGTGTTACAGGAACTGGCAGTCATTAAAAAGGAACTCTCTGCCATGCCGCCGGACCAAGTGGTATGGGACATCGATGATCTTTCCAAACAACCACCGTGGGGAACGAACATCGCATCGACCATTAACAACCTCGCGGATTATTTTGTGACCAGTGATGGCAAAAAGCTGATAGCCGTCTTTGAAACGGCTTTAGATACCAGCATCAGGATACAAAAACCGCTGATCATCCGGTCTATATAA
- a CDS encoding class I lanthipeptide, whose translation MKKKKPSLTKKLMFNKSTISALSDQKELLNGRISYHTFIHCDDEVRRKGQFC comes from the coding sequence ATGAAAAAGAAAAAGCCCTCATTGACCAAAAAACTGATGTTCAACAAATCCACTATCAGTGCGCTGAGTGATCAAAAAGAGCTGTTAAACGGCCGTATTTCCTATCATACCTTCATTCATTGTGATGATGAAGTGCGGAGGAAAGGCCAGTTCTGTTAA
- a CDS encoding TonB-dependent receptor: protein MKLTLVLMIAALMEVSATSYAQKVTLSAKKIALSDVFRQIRKQTAYNVLWNVDILKDAQPVAIQATNASVEDVLKQCFAQQPFTYSIHQNTIVITRKSGATVVAITIKGSVTDVTNRPLPGVAVRLKGTQTGTATLADGTFTLTVSDAGGVLLFNYMGYTPKEVPINGQTVIHVQLEQASSQLNEVVVAYGKQNTREIVGSVAKLSAVDIKDQPTGTFAERLQGKLPGVQVPQTTGRPGQGMDLRVRGAASLTSNVRPLVVVDGQPMLGNPDNINNINPDEIESFTVLKDASSTALYGSRAANGVIMITTKRGKAGATRIDFNSYYGSASLMRELIPPVMNATQLATYMKGFYEDKIKYEGYTGGIPAVYQNPEQYGEGTDWFSVLTRNAPVQNYSLSINAGNEKAAVSVVGGYFDQQGILLNTGYKRFSLRVNADFNPGKRVKIGVGVAPSLQLEHNNRQGPGFNIDGQRAIFASASMMPTMGSPYNPDGTLALGISGFTNQFVWANPLRQLMEVKDDANRIRLLANVFTEVKLTDHLTFRTSGSTDIASMTRNKFIPSTSVGGFNALPMENPPPGNNTAIGQTTVNNDYSWLNENTLNYQQQFGKDHSLGLMGGFTIQRSTGFFSDMVGRDFPDNSISYLSAATRFTTNTSSAGAWTMMSFLGRVNYTFKDRYMLQATIRRDGSSRFGDRNKWGTFPSVGAGWIVSDEAFLKNVPAISLLKVRATFGLTGMNEIDNYATAARIGNSNYSFSGGLAPGKVQTTLGNQSLAWERNRQFDAGIDIGLFDGRINLSYDYYNKLTTGLLFILPVPQSSGFANVQDNLGDINQWGHEIILSTQNLTGKLKWNTSFNIAFNRNIVKRIGLNNIPFADNPNITLSEFTDYRTLVGKPVGQFYGYIFDGIFKNQAEANAGPKYYGTGSTTLSQAGTVRFKDLNGDGKITFPDDQTVIGDPNPKFIFGFTNTFQYHNFDLNIAMSGTYGNKLKNGMQESTYNLDGVFNGPPELLDRWRSEDNPGNGRVARTLANTTAAYRTDHTLFIHDASHLTINNIALGYTLRKFRTRCIKSLRLYASAQNVYIFTSYPGNPEVSAGGLAFVTQQGQDLGAYPLQRTFTFGLNLGL, encoded by the coding sequence ATGAAACTGACCTTGGTTTTAATGATCGCAGCGTTAATGGAAGTCAGCGCCACCAGCTACGCCCAGAAGGTAACGTTATCAGCCAAAAAGATCGCGCTCAGCGATGTATTCCGTCAGATCCGCAAACAAACCGCCTACAACGTACTCTGGAATGTCGACATCCTGAAAGATGCACAGCCGGTTGCCATACAAGCCACCAATGCCAGTGTGGAAGATGTGCTGAAACAGTGTTTCGCACAACAGCCCTTTACCTATTCCATTCATCAGAATACCATCGTCATCACGCGTAAGTCCGGCGCCACCGTCGTTGCCATTACCATCAAAGGCAGCGTGACAGACGTCACCAACCGTCCCCTTCCCGGTGTGGCCGTCAGGCTCAAAGGCACGCAAACAGGCACCGCCACGCTGGCTGACGGCACTTTTACCCTTACTGTGTCTGATGCAGGCGGGGTGCTATTATTCAACTACATGGGCTATACACCGAAAGAAGTTCCCATCAACGGACAGACGGTCATCCATGTGCAGCTGGAACAGGCCTCGTCGCAACTGAATGAGGTAGTGGTGGCCTACGGCAAACAAAACACCCGCGAAATCGTTGGCTCCGTCGCCAAACTGTCTGCCGTAGACATCAAAGATCAGCCTACAGGCACCTTTGCAGAAAGATTACAGGGCAAACTGCCCGGCGTACAGGTACCACAGACCACCGGCCGGCCGGGACAGGGCATGGACCTGCGCGTACGCGGCGCCGCCTCCCTTACCTCCAACGTACGCCCGCTGGTAGTGGTAGACGGCCAGCCTATGCTGGGCAACCCCGATAATATCAACAACATCAACCCGGACGAAATTGAGTCTTTCACCGTACTGAAAGACGCTTCCTCCACCGCATTATACGGCTCCCGCGCCGCCAATGGTGTGATCATGATCACCACCAAAAGAGGAAAAGCCGGCGCCACCAGGATTGACTTCAACTCCTACTACGGCAGCGCCTCACTCATGCGCGAACTGATCCCCCCGGTGATGAACGCCACCCAGCTGGCCACTTACATGAAAGGATTTTATGAAGATAAAATCAAGTACGAAGGATATACCGGCGGCATCCCTGCGGTGTATCAAAACCCGGAGCAGTACGGCGAAGGCACCGACTGGTTCAGCGTGCTCACCCGAAACGCACCGGTACAGAACTACAGCCTGTCCATCAACGCCGGTAACGAGAAAGCAGCTGTCAGCGTAGTAGGCGGCTATTTCGACCAGCAGGGCATCCTGCTCAATACCGGCTACAAACGTTTTTCCCTGCGGGTAAACGCCGACTTCAACCCGGGCAAACGGGTAAAGATCGGCGTCGGCGTAGCGCCCTCCCTGCAACTGGAACATAACAACCGTCAGGGCCCCGGCTTCAACATCGACGGACAGCGTGCCATCTTCGCCTCCGCCTCCATGATGCCGACCATGGGCTCCCCCTATAACCCCGACGGCACCCTCGCTCTGGGCATCTCCGGCTTCACCAACCAGTTCGTATGGGCCAACCCGCTGCGTCAACTGATGGAAGTGAAAGATGATGCCAACCGTATACGATTACTGGCGAACGTATTCACCGAAGTAAAACTGACCGATCACCTGACCTTCCGTACTTCCGGCAGCACAGATATCGCCAGCATGACACGCAACAAGTTCATTCCTTCTACTTCCGTCGGCGGCTTCAACGCCCTGCCGATGGAAAACCCGCCCCCCGGCAACAACACCGCCATTGGTCAGACCACCGTGAACAACGACTACTCCTGGCTGAATGAAAACACGCTCAACTATCAGCAGCAATTTGGAAAAGACCATTCACTGGGACTCATGGGCGGTTTTACCATCCAGCGTTCCACCGGTTTCTTCAGCGATATGGTGGGCCGTGATTTTCCCGACAACAGCATCTCCTATCTGAGCGCCGCCACCCGCTTCACCACCAATACTTCCAGCGCAGGCGCCTGGACGATGATGTCGTTCCTCGGCAGGGTGAACTACACCTTTAAAGACCGCTACATGCTGCAGGCCACCATCAGAAGAGACGGCTCCTCCCGTTTCGGCGACCGCAACAAATGGGGCACCTTCCCTTCTGTAGGCGCCGGCTGGATCGTCAGCGACGAAGCGTTTCTCAAAAACGTGCCCGCTATCAGCCTGCTGAAAGTAAGGGCCACCTTCGGCCTCACCGGCATGAACGAAATCGATAACTACGCCACCGCCGCCCGTATCGGGAATTCCAATTACAGCTTCTCCGGCGGACTGGCGCCCGGCAAAGTGCAAACCACACTGGGCAACCAAAGCCTCGCCTGGGAACGCAACCGCCAGTTTGATGCCGGTATCGACATCGGCCTGTTCGACGGCAGGATCAACCTGTCTTATGACTATTACAACAAGCTAACGACCGGCCTGTTATTCATACTGCCCGTTCCGCAATCCTCCGGCTTTGCCAATGTGCAGGACAACCTCGGCGATATCAACCAGTGGGGACACGAGATCATCCTCAGCACCCAAAACCTCACCGGTAAACTCAAATGGAACACCAGCTTCAACATCGCCTTCAACAGGAACATCGTGAAAAGGATCGGTTTAAATAATATTCCTTTCGCCGATAATCCCAACATCACCCTGTCAGAGTTTACCGACTACCGCACGCTCGTTGGCAAACCGGTAGGACAGTTCTACGGTTACATCTTTGACGGTATCTTCAAAAACCAGGCGGAAGCCAACGCCGGTCCCAAATACTACGGCACCGGCAGCACTACGCTGTCCCAGGCAGGCACCGTAAGGTTCAAAGACCTGAACGGAGACGGTAAAATCACCTTCCCGGACGACCAGACCGTGATCGGTGATCCGAACCCGAAATTTATTTTCGGCTTTACCAACACTTTCCAGTACCACAACTTCGACCTGAACATCGCCATGTCCGGTACTTACGGCAACAAGCTGAAAAACGGTATGCAGGAAAGTACGTACAACCTCGATGGCGTGTTCAACGGTCCCCCGGAGCTGCTCGACCGCTGGCGTTCTGAAGACAACCCCGGCAATGGCCGCGTGGCACGTACGCTGGCGAATACTACCGCCGCCTACCGTACCGACCATACCCTGTTTATCCACGATGCGTCTCACCTCACCATTAACAATATCGCGCTGGGCTATACGCTGCGGAAATTCAGGACACGCTGCATCAAAAGCCTGAGGCTATACGCATCGGCGCAAAACGTCTACATCTTCACCAGCTATCCCGGCAACCCGGAAGTAAGCGCCGGCGGACTGGCGTTTGTAACGCAACAGGGGCAGGATCTGGGTGCTTACCCGCTGCAACGGACCTTTACGTTTGGTTTGAACCTTGGCCTTTAA
- a CDS encoding MarR family winged helix-turn-helix transcriptional regulator → MEPELIKQIRKLTQSYAYTSLQMHEAVARKAGLSGTDHKYLGFLLERGEMTAGELASLTGLTTGAVTGLIDRFEKKNLVKRKFAEGDRRKVLIEPNTKLIMSLFEPLYRDFRRKSEQLTATFSEKEVKVIERYLTQAIAIMQETTTTLNDK, encoded by the coding sequence ATGGAACCTGAACTCATCAAACAGATCAGAAAATTGACCCAGTCATACGCCTACACTTCGCTTCAGATGCACGAAGCCGTGGCCCGGAAGGCAGGGCTTTCCGGCACAGACCATAAATACCTGGGCTTCCTGCTGGAACGGGGCGAAATGACAGCAGGCGAACTGGCCAGCCTCACCGGGCTTACCACCGGCGCCGTCACCGGTTTAATAGACCGGTTTGAAAAGAAAAACCTGGTGAAAAGAAAGTTCGCAGAAGGTGACCGCAGAAAAGTGCTCATCGAACCCAATACTAAACTCATTATGTCGCTGTTTGAGCCGCTGTACAGGGACTTCCGGCGGAAATCGGAACAACTGACAGCGACTTTTTCGGAAAAGGAGGTCAAAGTCATCGAACGATACCTCACACAGGCTATAGCCATCATGCAGGAAACTACCACCACCCTCAACGATAAATAG
- a CDS encoding RNA polymerase sigma-70 factor — protein sequence MNRYQSPSDADLMLSLREGDSGAFTEIYHRYWKQLLAVAYLHCKDKTMAEEIVQEVFISLWNRRNELYIDNVNAYLATAVKLSVFKQYARQKRRDEIKEQIAGPDITTFDEEQIYTRFLQQQINGVVEVLPEKCRLVFKLSRDEGLTIPEVARSMGIAEKTAEAHLTKALKVLKLRLNRPYTWILLLLKILMH from the coding sequence ATGAATCGGTACCAATCACCATCTGATGCTGACCTGATGCTGTCCCTCCGCGAGGGCGACAGCGGCGCTTTTACCGAAATTTATCACCGCTACTGGAAACAGCTGCTGGCCGTCGCCTACCTGCACTGTAAGGATAAAACCATGGCGGAAGAAATTGTACAGGAAGTGTTTATCAGCCTCTGGAACAGGCGTAACGAGCTGTACATCGACAATGTAAACGCTTACCTGGCCACCGCCGTGAAACTGTCCGTCTTCAAACAGTACGCACGGCAGAAACGCAGGGACGAAATAAAAGAACAGATAGCCGGGCCAGACATCACCACCTTCGACGAAGAACAGATCTACACCCGGTTCCTGCAACAGCAGATCAACGGCGTAGTGGAAGTACTGCCGGAGAAATGCCGGCTCGTTTTCAAACTCAGCAGGGATGAAGGCCTTACCATCCCGGAAGTGGCCCGCAGCATGGGCATCGCCGAAAAAACAGCGGAAGCTCACCTCACCAAAGCGCTGAAAGTATTGAAACTCAGGCTGAACCGCCCTTATACCTGGATACTCCTTCTCCTCAAAATCCTGATGCACTAA
- the ppsA gene encoding phosphoenolpyruvate synthase: protein MRAYLLDFQETDKTTIAMTGGKGANLGELCHIAGIQVPPGFCLTTEAFKAVTTNNASLQALLDQLALLKADDRKNISDISAQVRAIIESTSIPGDIAMAVTDRLRPFGENTAFAVRSSATAEDLPTASFAGQQDTFLNIMGTASILKHISRCWASLYTDRAVTYRLQHGFDHHKVSLAVVVQQMVFPEVAGIMFTADPVTSNRKVLSIDASFGLGEALVSGLVNADNYKVRGQEIIDRKIATKKLAVWPTENGGTTEAPIAAAQQNMPALTDQQVLALNRLGRNIEAHFGTPQDIEWCLSGDTFYIVQSRPVTTLYPVPQVPDQENHVFVSVGHNQMMTDAIKPLGLSFFLMMTRAQMYQAGGRLFVDITRMMATRAGQQAIMDSLGKSDPLIKDALTTIIGREGFLQLLPEDKTERAIPTFEGEPPLENDPSIPAELIRNSQAFIAQLQQDIQTKSGLASLDFIAEHIQQSKSTMTDPRSLRVIMAGFDAAAWLNENVEKWLGEKGVADTLSQSVPDNITSEMGLALLDVADAIRPYPEVIAWLQQTTDDHFLEELPRLEGGQEARDAIEDYLRKYGMRCVGEIDITKTRWREKPLSLVPLILSNIRNFEPGAGKRKFEQGKQEALQKEQEILQRLQALPDGAQKAAETKEKISLMRNFLGYREYPKYAIVNRFFIYKQALLREAEQLVQEQVVREKEDIWYLTFEELREVVRTRQLDTSLIDQRKETYRQYEKLTPPRVMTSDGEIITGSYKREHLPAAAIAGLPVSAGIIEGRARVILSIADATLEEGDILVTAFTDPSWTPLFVSIKGLVTEVGGLMTHGAVIAREYGLPAVVGVERATQLIKDGQRIRVNGTDGYVEIL, encoded by the coding sequence ATGCGTGCTTACCTACTTGATTTTCAGGAAACCGACAAGACAACGATCGCGATGACCGGCGGCAAAGGGGCCAACCTCGGAGAACTGTGCCATATAGCAGGTATTCAGGTACCTCCGGGCTTTTGCCTGACCACGGAAGCCTTTAAGGCAGTCACCACCAACAATGCCAGCCTTCAGGCTCTTTTGGACCAGCTAGCCTTACTGAAAGCGGACGACCGGAAAAACATCAGCGATATCAGCGCACAGGTCCGCGCCATCATCGAAAGCACGTCCATCCCCGGCGATATCGCTATGGCCGTTACAGACCGCCTCCGCCCTTTCGGCGAAAACACGGCCTTCGCCGTGCGGTCCAGCGCCACCGCGGAAGACCTGCCCACGGCCTCCTTTGCAGGCCAGCAGGATACTTTTCTGAACATCATGGGGACTGCCTCCATACTGAAACATATCAGCCGCTGCTGGGCGTCGTTGTACACCGACAGGGCCGTGACCTACCGGTTGCAGCACGGCTTCGATCATCATAAGGTGAGCCTCGCGGTAGTAGTACAGCAAATGGTTTTTCCGGAAGTGGCAGGCATTATGTTCACGGCCGACCCGGTAACATCTAACAGGAAAGTATTGTCCATCGACGCCAGTTTTGGACTGGGCGAAGCGTTGGTGTCCGGGCTGGTCAACGCCGACAACTACAAAGTCAGGGGGCAGGAGATCATCGACCGGAAAATTGCGACCAAAAAACTGGCAGTATGGCCAACCGAAAACGGTGGCACGACAGAAGCGCCCATAGCGGCCGCGCAGCAAAACATGCCGGCACTGACAGACCAGCAGGTGCTGGCCTTAAACCGCCTCGGAAGAAATATCGAAGCGCACTTCGGCACCCCGCAGGATATTGAATGGTGCTTGTCCGGTGACACGTTCTATATAGTGCAGAGCAGACCTGTCACTACCTTATATCCTGTCCCTCAGGTCCCTGATCAGGAGAACCACGTTTTTGTGTCGGTAGGACATAACCAGATGATGACCGACGCGATTAAACCACTCGGTTTATCTTTTTTCCTGATGATGACACGGGCGCAGATGTATCAGGCCGGCGGCAGGCTATTTGTCGACATTACCCGCATGATGGCCACCCGCGCCGGGCAACAGGCCATCATGGATTCGCTGGGCAAGTCGGACCCGCTGATCAAAGATGCCCTTACCACCATTATCGGGCGCGAAGGTTTCCTGCAGCTGTTGCCCGAAGATAAAACAGAACGCGCCATTCCGACCTTCGAAGGCGAGCCGCCGCTGGAGAACGACCCGTCCATTCCGGCAGAACTGATCCGAAATAGTCAGGCTTTCATCGCACAGCTGCAACAGGATATTCAAACCAAGTCAGGACTGGCATCACTGGATTTTATCGCGGAACATATACAGCAATCCAAGTCCACTATGACAGATCCGCGGAGCCTGCGGGTGATCATGGCCGGCTTTGATGCAGCAGCATGGCTCAATGAAAACGTGGAAAAATGGTTGGGTGAAAAAGGAGTCGCGGATACGCTTTCCCAGTCCGTTCCTGATAACATCACATCGGAAATGGGCCTCGCCCTGCTGGACGTGGCTGATGCTATCCGCCCCTACCCGGAAGTTATCGCCTGGCTGCAACAGACCACCGATGATCATTTCCTCGAAGAACTGCCACGCCTGGAAGGCGGGCAGGAAGCCAGAGATGCCATAGAAGACTATCTCCGTAAATACGGTATGCGCTGCGTCGGCGAAATCGATATCACCAAAACCCGCTGGCGTGAAAAACCGCTCAGCCTCGTTCCCCTTATCCTCAGTAACATCCGGAACTTTGAGCCGGGCGCCGGTAAACGGAAATTTGAACAGGGCAAACAGGAAGCGCTGCAAAAAGAACAGGAGATATTGCAACGGTTACAAGCCCTTCCCGACGGCGCTCAAAAAGCAGCAGAGACAAAAGAAAAGATCAGCCTGATGCGCAATTTCCTGGGCTACCGGGAATACCCCAAATACGCTATTGTGAACCGTTTCTTTATCTATAAACAAGCACTGTTGCGGGAGGCGGAACAGCTCGTGCAGGAGCAGGTGGTCCGCGAAAAAGAAGATATCTGGTACCTTACTTTCGAAGAACTACGTGAAGTGGTACGTACCCGGCAGCTGGACACATCCCTTATCGATCAGCGGAAAGAAACCTACCGGCAATACGAAAAACTGACGCCTCCGAGAGTCATGACGTCCGACGGGGAAATCATCACGGGCAGCTACAAACGGGAACACCTTCCCGCAGCCGCCATCGCCGGGCTGCCTGTATCTGCCGGCATTATCGAAGGACGGGCACGGGTGATCCTCAGCATCGCCGACGCAACCCTCGAAGAAGGAGATATACTGGTCACCGCTTTCACCGATCCCAGCTGGACGCCGCTGTTTGTCTCCATCAAAGGCCTCGTTACCGAAGTAGGCGGCCTGATGACACATGGCGCCGTGATTGCCCGTGAATACGGACTACCGGCGGTAGTAGGCGTGGAACGCGCGACCCAACTGATTAAAGACGGGCAGCGCATAAGAGTAAACGGCACCGATGGCTATGTAGAAATATTATAA
- a CDS encoding FecR domain-containing protein — protein MKDNIHHLIEKYLDGSITPAEEATLMAWYQEQNQAEVQWLSEHEAEEEQVRQRMLTKLHQQINIPEAAPARSRRLWYYLSAAASVLIILGLAGYFYLAPARQQVLPAPPALANNDISPGSNKAILTLDNGEKVILEDAKNGIISQQGNTAVNKTDSGQLSYQSTGNAATATVYNTITTPYGGQYQVTLQDGTKVWLNAGSSLRFPAAFSGDERNVALTGEAYFEVAKDKARPFLVTVGATAATPLAVKVLGTHFNINAYPEEQHHTVTLVEGAVKVDYGAANALLSPGKEAILDKTSGRLQTAAADTESAIAWKNGYFIFENEKVESIMRQISRWYDVEISYQGDVSGKAIGGSLSRSKNVSEVLNMLELTGTVHFKINGRRITVMP, from the coding sequence TTGAAGGACAACATACATCATCTCATTGAAAAATACCTGGACGGCAGCATTACGCCGGCAGAAGAGGCTACCCTGATGGCCTGGTATCAGGAACAAAACCAGGCGGAGGTGCAATGGCTGTCGGAGCACGAAGCGGAAGAAGAACAGGTACGTCAGCGTATGCTGACGAAGCTGCACCAGCAGATCAATATCCCCGAAGCTGCGCCGGCCCGCAGCAGGCGGCTGTGGTACTACCTGTCCGCCGCCGCATCGGTGCTCATTATCCTCGGCCTTGCGGGGTATTTTTACCTGGCGCCGGCACGCCAGCAGGTGCTACCTGCCCCGCCGGCGCTGGCGAACAATGACATCAGTCCTGGTAGTAATAAAGCCATCCTGACATTGGACAACGGCGAGAAAGTAATACTGGAAGATGCGAAAAACGGCATCATATCACAGCAAGGCAATACCGCCGTCAACAAAACCGACAGCGGTCAGTTGTCCTATCAGTCGACCGGCAACGCCGCCACCGCCACCGTTTACAATACCATCACCACGCCCTACGGCGGCCAGTACCAGGTTACCCTGCAGGACGGCACCAAAGTATGGCTCAATGCCGGCTCCTCCCTGCGTTTCCCGGCAGCGTTCTCCGGTGATGAGCGAAATGTAGCGCTTACCGGCGAAGCCTACTTCGAGGTAGCGAAAGACAAAGCAAGGCCCTTTTTGGTGACCGTGGGCGCTACCGCCGCCACACCGCTGGCAGTAAAGGTGCTCGGCACCCATTTCAATATCAACGCCTATCCCGAGGAACAGCATCATACTGTAACCCTTGTCGAAGGCGCCGTAAAAGTAGACTATGGCGCCGCCAACGCGCTGCTCTCGCCAGGTAAAGAAGCCATCCTGGACAAAACATCGGGCAGGCTGCAGACAGCTGCTGCCGACACAGAGTCCGCCATCGCCTGGAAAAATGGCTATTTCATTTTCGAGAATGAAAAAGTGGAAAGCATCATGCGGCAGATCAGCCGCTGGTACGATGTAGAAATAAGCTACCAGGGAGATGTTTCCGGGAAAGCCATTGGCGGTAGCCTGTCCCGCTCGAAGAATGTTTCTGAAGTATTAAATATGCTGGAATTAACCGGTACTGTTCACTTTAAAATCAATGGAAGGAGGATCACCGTTATGCCATAG
- a CDS encoding SMI1/KNR4 family protein, translated as MKNIVEQYLAGLQERLPEKDKALLAYASGATPAQLARLQQTYPDCPASLLQLLSKIDGTYWREYGEHTVSVLILGSDVHRYPYYLKSVDQILKKNKYSVSIRDIYGEDADEAPDLVDTGIDSAVNMDRWLCFSDCMNNGGTSKLYLDFNPAPGGISGQVVRFLHDPDNYRVIAGSFDEYLQKLMEHDYTFIASK; from the coding sequence ATGAAAAACATCGTTGAGCAATACCTGGCCGGCCTGCAGGAGCGGCTGCCTGAAAAAGACAAAGCCCTGCTGGCCTATGCTTCGGGAGCCACCCCTGCGCAACTGGCAAGACTGCAGCAAACCTACCCCGACTGTCCTGCGTCGCTGCTGCAACTGCTCTCAAAAATCGACGGCACCTACTGGCGGGAATATGGTGAACATACCGTTTCCGTGTTAATATTAGGGTCCGACGTACACCGGTACCCGTATTACCTGAAGTCCGTTGACCAGATACTGAAAAAAAACAAATACAGCGTGAGCATACGGGACATATACGGAGAAGACGCTGACGAGGCGCCGGACCTGGTAGATACCGGTATCGATTCGGCCGTCAATATGGACCGCTGGTTGTGTTTTTCCGATTGTATGAACAATGGCGGTACTTCCAAACTCTACCTCGACTTTAACCCGGCTCCCGGCGGCATCTCCGGGCAAGTGGTCCGTTTCCTGCACGACCCAGACAACTACCGGGTCATCGCCGGCAGTTTCGATGAATACCTGCAGAAGCTTATGGAACACGACTATACGTTTATCGCTTCTAAATGA
- a CDS encoding helix-turn-helix transcriptional regulator, which translates to MQLLPSAILAPYIKNYTVVTIGEDLDNEVFYPSGYMDFVINLSGAAATIINGRRKDLPEIELLGHLTLPTRLTVAKGTVVLIARIYPHAGALFFPNPLSEFTNYATDLYDIRLPEIRELYGRIMEAGAIRQKIRVLEQFFLAQLAKQEKHLQKVAMVQQFSGLLLSGDDKLDLPAIARKSGMSERYIQKLCLLHIGISPAALAAVVRFNRALRLVLDTPASLTAIAYEGGYYDQAHFIKEFRKFTGITPSAARQRLAKDDVALQQAVNIGF; encoded by the coding sequence ATGCAGCTTTTACCATCGGCCATACTGGCGCCTTACATAAAGAATTATACCGTGGTCACTATTGGGGAAGACCTTGACAACGAGGTGTTTTATCCCAGCGGGTATATGGATTTTGTGATCAACCTGTCGGGTGCTGCGGCCACTATCATCAATGGCAGAAGGAAAGACCTGCCGGAGATAGAGCTATTGGGGCATCTGACGCTGCCGACGCGGCTGACGGTGGCGAAAGGCACGGTGGTTTTGATCGCCCGGATTTACCCCCATGCAGGTGCTTTATTTTTTCCCAACCCGCTTTCGGAATTTACCAACTATGCCACCGATCTGTATGATATCCGTTTGCCGGAGATCCGGGAGCTGTACGGCAGGATCATGGAAGCGGGCGCTATCAGGCAGAAGATCAGGGTGTTGGAGCAGTTCTTCCTTGCGCAGTTGGCAAAGCAGGAAAAGCATTTGCAGAAGGTGGCCATGGTGCAGCAGTTTTCCGGGCTGCTGTTGTCGGGCGATGATAAGCTGGACTTGCCTGCTATTGCCCGGAAGTCAGGAATGTCTGAAAGGTATATCCAGAAGCTTTGCCTGCTGCATATCGGTATCAGTCCCGCTGCACTGGCAGCGGTGGTACGGTTTAACAGGGCCCTGCGGCTGGTGCTGGACACGCCGGCATCGCTGACTGCCATCGCCTACGAGGGCGGCTACTATGATCAGGCACATTTTATCAAAGAATTCCGGAAGTTTACCGGTATAACTCCTTCAGCCGCGAGGCAGCGGCTGGCAAAGGACGATGTGGCGCTTCAGCAGGCAGTGAACATCGGTTTTTAG